A single genomic interval of Natronolimnobius sp. AArcel1 harbors:
- a CDS encoding elongation factor EF-2, translating to MGRRKKIVQECERLMDEPENIRNIAIAAHVDHGKTTLSDNLLAGAGMISDETAGEQLAMDTEEDEQERGITIDAANVSMTHEYEDTNHLINLIDTPGHVDFGGDVTRAMRAVDGALVVVDAVEGAMPQTETVLRQALREGVKPTLFINKVDRLISELQEGPEEMQQRLVSVIGDVNELIRGMTEDMDDVEDWTVSVEDGTVGFGSALYKWGVSMPSMQATGMDFGEIMELERADKRQELHDRTPLSDVVLDMVCEHFPNPVDAQPRRIPRVWRGDDESELADTMRLVDEDGEVVFMVTDIGMDPHAGEIASGRVFSGSLEKGQELYVSGTAGKNRVQSVGIYMGGEREEVEEVPAGNIAAVTGLRDAIAGSTVSSVEMTPFESIEHISEPVITKSVEAQNMDDLPKLIETLRQVSKEDPTIQITINEDTGEHLISGQGELHLEVITQRIEKNQGIPVNTGEPIVVYREQPQEASPEVEGISPNRHNRFYITIEPMTKDLVETIQLGEASMDMPEQERREALQESGMDKDTSQNVEHIHGTNILIDDTKGIQHLNETMELVIEGFEDALDNGPLANEPVQGTLIRLHDARLHEDTIHRGPAQVIPATREALHNALIEGRIKMLEPMQDVRIDVPNDHMGAASGEIQGRRGRVDDMYQEGDLMVVEGIAPVDELIGFASDIRSATEGRASWNTENAGFEVMSDSLQREKIMEIRERKGMKLELPERIQYI from the coding sequence ATGGGCCGACGCAAGAAGATCGTCCAAGAGTGTGAACGGTTGATGGACGAACCGGAGAACATCCGGAACATCGCCATCGCCGCTCACGTTGACCACGGGAAAACGACGCTTTCTGACAACCTCCTCGCGGGTGCAGGCATGATCTCCGATGAGACTGCCGGCGAACAGCTCGCGATGGACACGGAAGAAGACGAGCAGGAACGTGGGATCACCATCGACGCAGCAAACGTTTCGATGACCCACGAGTACGAAGACACCAACCACCTGATCAACCTGATCGACACGCCGGGCCACGTCGACTTCGGTGGCGACGTGACGCGTGCGATGCGTGCCGTCGACGGTGCGCTCGTTGTTGTCGACGCTGTTGAGGGTGCCATGCCACAGACCGAAACGGTCCTGCGCCAGGCACTCCGCGAGGGCGTCAAGCCGACCCTGTTCATCAACAAGGTCGACCGCCTTATTTCGGAACTCCAGGAAGGTCCCGAGGAGATGCAACAGCGTCTCGTCTCGGTCATCGGCGACGTCAACGAACTCATCCGCGGCATGACCGAGGACATGGACGACGTCGAAGATTGGACGGTCTCCGTCGAAGACGGAACCGTCGGCTTTGGCTCTGCACTCTATAAGTGGGGCGTCTCGATGCCGTCGATGCAGGCCACCGGCATGGACTTCGGCGAGATTATGGAACTCGAGCGCGCGGACAAGCGCCAGGAACTCCACGACCGCACGCCGCTGTCGGATGTTGTGCTCGACATGGTCTGTGAGCACTTCCCGAACCCAGTCGACGCACAGCCACGTCGTATCCCACGTGTCTGGCGTGGTGACGATGAGTCCGAACTCGCAGACACGATGCGTCTCGTCGACGAAGACGGCGAGGTCGTCTTCATGGTCACTGACATCGGAATGGACCCACACGCCGGCGAAATCGCCTCCGGTCGTGTCTTCTCGGGCTCCCTCGAGAAGGGCCAGGAGCTGTACGTCTCCGGGACCGCGGGCAAGAACCGCGTCCAGTCTGTCGGGATTTACATGGGTGGCGAGCGCGAGGAAGTCGAAGAGGTTCCCGCGGGGAACATCGCGGCCGTCACCGGTCTGCGCGATGCAATCGCCGGCTCGACCGTCTCCTCCGTCGAGATGACGCCGTTCGAGTCCATCGAGCACATCTCGGAGCCTGTTATTACGAAGTCCGTCGAGGCACAGAACATGGACGACCTGCCAAAGCTCATCGAGACGCTGCGCCAGGTCTCCAAAGAAGACCCAACGATCCAGATTACCATTAACGAGGATACTGGCGAGCACCTGATCTCCGGACAGGGTGAGCTTCACCTCGAGGTCATCACCCAGCGTATCGAGAAGAATCAGGGCATTCCGGTCAACACTGGTGAGCCGATCGTTGTCTACCGCGAGCAGCCCCAGGAAGCCAGCCCGGAAGTCGAGGGAATTTCCCCGAACCGCCACAACCGCTTCTACATCACGATCGAGCCGATGACGAAGGACCTCGTCGAGACTATCCAGCTCGGCGAAGCCTCGATGGACATGCCAGAGCAGGAACGCCGTGAGGCCCTGCAAGAGTCCGGCATGGACAAGGACACGTCCCAGAACGTCGAGCACATCCACGGGACGAACATCCTCATCGACGACACGAAGGGTATCCAGCACCTGAACGAGACGATGGAGCTGGTGATCGAGGGATTCGAGGACGCACTGGACAACGGCCCACTCGCAAACGAGCCAGTCCAGGGGACGCTCATCCGCCTGCACGACGCCCGACTCCACGAGGACACCATCCACCGTGGTCCGGCACAGGTTATCCCCGCCACGCGTGAGGCGCTTCACAACGCCCTGATCGAGGGTCGCATTAAGATGCTCGAGCCGATGCAGGACGTCCGTATCGACGTGCCAAACGACCACATGGGTGCCGCCTCCGGCGAGATCCAGGGACGTCGTGGCCGCGTCGACGACATGTACCAGGAGGGTGACCTCATGGTTGTCGAGGGTATCGCACCCGTCGACGAACTGATTGGCTTCGCAAGCGACATTCGCTCTGCGACCGAGGGCCGTGCCTCCTGGAATACGGAGAACGCCGGCTTCGAGGTCATGTCCGACTCGCTCCAGCGTGAGAAGATCATGGAGATCCGCGAGCGCAAAGGCATGAAGCTCGAGCTGCCAGAGCGCATCCAGTACATCTAA
- the serS gene encoding serine--tRNA ligase, producing the protein MLDRTYVRENADEVRDALDNRGADVDLDDLLEIDERWRELKARGDELRHERNEVTKQIGTLVAEGKQEEKDEAIAQSRDLKDEIEEIEDEAAELQDELQDRMLEVPQIPHESVPLGVDERHNVEDRRWGFDDLRDVPNDVTPHYELGEEMDIIDEERAAKTTGSGYYFLKGDGARLEHALIQFMMDIHREQDYVDVFPPVPVKSASMRGTGQFPKFADDAYRLGGSNDEEFDDEDLWLCPTAEVPVTNMYANEILLTDDLPLKHQAYTPNFRREAGEHGTETRGIVRVHQFNKVELVNFVEPDESYDRLESLLEEAEVVLQELGLPYRILELCTGDLTFASAKTYDIEVWAPGDDMDDGPDEGGRWLEVSSASNFEDFQARRAGLRYRPERHESAEYLHTLNASGLAIPRVMVAILEYYQNEDGTVTIPEALQPYMGDQEVIEGHEKVGEAALGAGERE; encoded by the coding sequence ATGCTTGATCGGACCTACGTACGCGAAAATGCCGACGAGGTACGCGACGCACTGGACAATCGGGGTGCCGACGTCGACCTCGATGATCTTCTCGAGATCGACGAACGCTGGCGCGAGTTGAAAGCCCGTGGCGACGAACTGCGCCACGAGCGTAACGAAGTCACCAAACAAATCGGCACACTCGTCGCCGAAGGCAAACAAGAGGAAAAAGACGAAGCAATCGCCCAATCGCGCGACCTGAAAGACGAGATCGAAGAAATCGAAGACGAAGCCGCCGAGCTTCAGGACGAACTCCAAGACCGCATGCTCGAGGTCCCACAGATCCCTCACGAGAGCGTCCCACTCGGCGTAGATGAGCGCCACAACGTCGAGGACCGACGCTGGGGCTTCGACGACCTGCGTGACGTGCCCAACGACGTAACGCCACACTACGAACTCGGCGAGGAGATGGACATTATCGACGAAGAACGCGCCGCCAAGACCACCGGCTCCGGCTACTACTTCCTCAAAGGCGACGGCGCACGACTCGAGCACGCCCTCATCCAGTTCATGATGGATATTCACCGTGAGCAGGACTACGTTGATGTCTTCCCGCCAGTGCCCGTCAAAAGTGCCTCGATGCGAGGGACGGGCCAGTTCCCTAAGTTCGCTGACGACGCCTACCGCCTCGGTGGCAGCAACGACGAGGAGTTCGACGACGAGGACCTCTGGCTCTGCCCGACGGCAGAGGTGCCCGTCACCAACATGTACGCCAACGAGATTCTCCTCACAGACGACCTCCCACTCAAGCATCAAGCCTACACGCCAAACTTCCGGCGCGAGGCCGGCGAACACGGCACCGAAACACGGGGCATCGTCCGCGTCCACCAGTTCAACAAAGTCGAGTTGGTGAATTTCGTCGAACCCGACGAAAGCTACGACCGACTCGAGAGCCTGCTCGAGGAAGCCGAAGTCGTCCTGCAGGAACTCGGCCTTCCCTACCGCATTCTCGAACTCTGTACCGGCGACCTGACCTTTGCGTCGGCCAAAACCTACGATATCGAGGTCTGGGCCCCCGGCGACGACATGGACGACGGTCCCGACGAAGGCGGGCGCTGGCTCGAGGTCTCCTCGGCGTCGAACTTTGAGGACTTCCAGGCGCGGCGTGCCGGCCTGCGCTACCGTCCGGAGCGCCACGAATCCGCAGAGTATCTGCACACCCTGAACGCATCGGGGCTTGCGATCCCGCGCGTGATGGTCGCCATCCTCGAGTACTACCAGAACGAAGATGGCACCGTCACCATCCCCGAAGCCCTCCAACCCTACATGGGCGACCAAGAGGTCATCGAGGGCCACGAGAAAGTCGGCGAAGCGGCACTGGGTGCAGGCGAACGCGAATAG
- a CDS encoding DNA-directed RNA polymerase subunit A' produces the protein MQNSTPKEIGSINFGLMEPEEYREMSATKIITADTYDDDGFPIDMGLMDPRLGVIDPGLECKTCGQHSGSCNGHFGHIELAAPVIHVGFTKLIRRLLRGTCRECSSLLLTEDEREEFRDDITESRKLGRDLNDVTKAAIRQARKKDRCPHCGEVQYDIDHEKPTTYYEVQQVLTSEFSQRIAGAMQGDEEEGIERTTPDELAEETEIELTRVNEILSGSFRPRESQRKAIEKALDIDLTEEDTNKLMPSDIRDWFENIPDEDIEVLGIDSDRSRPEWMILTVLPVPPVTARPSITLDNGQRSEDDLTHKLVDIIRINQRFMENREAGAPQLIIEDLWELLQYHVTTFMDNEISGTPPARHRSGRPLKTLSQRLKGKEGRFRGSLSGKRVNFSARTVISPDPTLSLNEVGVPDRVAKEMTQTMNVTERNLEDAQRFVSNGPEGHPGANYVRRPDGRRLKVTEKNCEALAEKVQPGWEVNRHLIDGDIIIFNRQPSLHRMSIMAHEVVVMPYKTFRLNTVVCPPYNADFDGDEMNMHALQNEEARAEARVLMRVQEQILSPRFGENIIGAIQDHISGTYLLTHDNPRFNETQALDLLRATRIDELPEPSGIDDEDEPFWTGRDVFSELLPDDLDLEFTGTVGDDVIIEDGQLIEGTIAEDEVGEFGGEIVDTITKVYGNTRSRIFINEISTLAMRAIMHFGFSIGIDDETIPEEASQRIDETIEDANDRVEELIEAYDAGDLESLPGRTIDETLEMKIMQTLSRARDNAGNIADEHFTEDNPAVVMASSGARGSMLNLTQMAGCVGQQAVRGERINRGYENRTLSHYQENDLSAEAHGFVENSYTSGLTPREFFFHAMGGREGLVDTAVRTSKSGYLQRRLINALSELETQYDGTVRDTSDTIVQFEFGEDGTSPVKVSSGDENTIDVANIADRVLDEEFDSERDREEFLGRKDRTTNLSEHADDRLTVDSPEVTSDD, from the coding sequence ATGCAAAACAGTACACCAAAAGAAATCGGATCGATCAACTTCGGGCTGATGGAGCCCGAAGAGTATCGGGAGATGAGCGCGACGAAGATCATCACCGCCGACACCTACGACGACGACGGCTTCCCCATCGACATGGGGCTGATGGACCCTCGTCTCGGCGTCATCGACCCCGGCCTCGAGTGTAAGACCTGCGGGCAACACTCCGGGTCGTGTAACGGTCACTTCGGCCACATCGAACTGGCTGCGCCGGTCATCCACGTCGGCTTTACGAAGCTCATCCGCCGACTGCTTCGGGGCACCTGTCGAGAGTGCTCGAGTCTCCTACTGACGGAGGACGAACGCGAGGAGTTCCGCGACGATATCACGGAATCGCGTAAACTCGGTCGTGACCTGAACGACGTCACGAAAGCGGCGATTCGACAGGCCCGAAAGAAGGATCGGTGTCCACACTGTGGCGAAGTTCAGTACGACATCGACCACGAGAAGCCAACGACCTACTACGAGGTCCAGCAGGTCCTGACGAGCGAGTTCTCCCAGCGCATCGCCGGTGCGATGCAGGGTGACGAGGAAGAAGGCATCGAGCGGACGACGCCGGATGAACTCGCCGAAGAAACCGAGATCGAACTCACTCGCGTCAACGAGATTCTCTCGGGCTCGTTCCGCCCGCGTGAGAGTCAGCGCAAGGCCATCGAGAAGGCGCTCGATATCGACCTGACCGAGGAGGACACGAACAAGCTGATGCCCTCCGATATCCGGGACTGGTTCGAGAACATCCCGGACGAGGATATCGAAGTGCTCGGCATCGATTCGGACCGCTCCCGGCCCGAATGGATGATCCTCACTGTCCTGCCGGTGCCGCCGGTTACCGCACGGCCATCGATTACGCTCGACAACGGCCAGCGCTCCGAGGACGACCTCACGCACAAACTGGTCGACATTATCCGGATCAACCAGCGGTTCATGGAGAACCGTGAGGCCGGTGCGCCACAGCTGATCATCGAGGACCTTTGGGAACTGCTGCAGTACCACGTCACCACCTTCATGGACAACGAGATTTCGGGTACGCCGCCAGCGCGACACCGTTCCGGCCGCCCACTCAAGACGCTCTCCCAGCGTCTTAAAGGGAAGGAAGGCCGCTTCCGTGGCTCGCTGTCCGGAAAGCGTGTCAACTTCTCCGCACGTACCGTCATCTCGCCGGACCCAACCCTCTCGCTGAACGAGGTCGGCGTCCCGGACCGCGTCGCAAAGGAGATGACCCAGACGATGAACGTCACCGAGCGCAATCTCGAGGATGCCCAGCGGTTCGTCTCGAACGGCCCCGAGGGCCACCCTGGCGCGAACTACGTCCGCCGGCCAGACGGTCGTCGCCTGAAAGTAACCGAGAAGAACTGCGAAGCACTCGCAGAGAAAGTCCAGCCCGGCTGGGAAGTCAACCGCCATCTCATCGACGGCGACATCATCATCTTCAACCGCCAGCCGTCGCTGCACCGGATGTCGATCATGGCCCACGAGGTCGTGGTCATGCCGTACAAGACGTTCCGTCTGAACACGGTTGTCTGTCCGCCGTACAACGCCGACTTCGACGGCGACGAGATGAACATGCACGCCCTCCAGAACGAGGAGGCCCGTGCCGAGGCTCGCGTCCTCATGCGCGTCCAGGAGCAGATTCTCTCGCCACGCTTCGGTGAGAACATCATCGGCGCAATTCAGGACCACATCAGCGGGACGTATCTGCTGACCCACGACAACCCACGATTCAACGAGACGCAGGCACTCGACCTCCTGCGTGCCACCCGGATCGACGAGTTGCCGGAACCGAGCGGTATCGACGACGAAGACGAACCGTTCTGGACCGGCCGCGACGTCTTCTCCGAACTGCTGCCCGACGACCTCGACCTCGAGTTCACGGGTACGGTCGGCGACGACGTCATCATTGAAGATGGCCAGCTCATCGAGGGGACCATCGCCGAGGACGAAGTCGGCGAGTTCGGCGGGGAAATCGTCGACACGATCACGAAGGTTTACGGCAACACCCGCTCGCGGATCTTCATCAACGAGATTTCGACGCTTGCGATGCGTGCGATCATGCACTTCGGGTTCTCGATCGGGATCGACGACGAAACGATTCCGGAGGAAGCCAGCCAGCGCATCGACGAAACCATCGAAGACGCAAACGACCGCGTCGAAGAGCTGATCGAGGCCTACGACGCAGGCGACCTCGAGTCCCTGCCAGGCCGAACGATCGACGAAACGCTCGAAATGAAGATCATGCAGACGCTCTCGCGTGCGCGTGACAATGCGGGTAACATTGCAGACGAGCACTTTACCGAGGACAACCCGGCCGTCGTCATGGCCTCCTCGGGTGCGCGTGGGTCGATGCTGAATCTGACCCAGATGGCTGGCTGTGTTGGCCAGCAGGCAGTTCGAGGCGAACGGATCAACCGCGGCTACGAGAACCGAACGCTTAGCCACTATCAGGAGAACGACCTGTCGGCAGAGGCACACGGCTTCGTCGAGAACTCCTATACGAGCGGTCTGACTCCGCGGGAATTCTTCTTCCACGCGATGGGTGGCCGCGAGGGACTTGTCGATACGGCAGTCCGTACCTCGAAGTCGGGCTACCTGCAGCGCCGGCTCATTAACGCACTCTCGGAACTCGAGACGCAGTACGACGGGACGGTCCGAGACACTTCGGACACCATCGTCCAGTTCGAGTTCGGTGAGGACGGCACCTCGCCAGTCAAAGTCTCCTCGGGTGATGAGAACACCATCGACGTCGCAAACATTGCAGACCGCGTCCTCGACGAGGAGTTCGACTCCGAGCGCGACCGCGAGGAGTTCCTCGGACGGAAAGACCGAACGACGAACCTCTCCGAGCACGCCGATGATCGTCTGACTGTCGACAGCCCGGAGGTGACCTCCGATGACTAA
- a CDS encoding HalX domain-containing protein, with product MVLESTQQVLVVHREQPLSAIDPEALSLPVAIDQVSFDISILEQLADCYDLLVLDWYLESPDACGVLDAFRQVAPDSWVLALATEVPDDDPVDRGVDEVLVEPLSPATLETTLERLLLQCAYERTMSDLFRLSTERAVLETELESNVDVAERYQSVSQELQDCRERAASIRAELSGDSFDQTLRQLFSE from the coding sequence GTGGTGTTGGAATCGACACAGCAGGTACTCGTCGTCCATCGCGAGCAACCGCTCTCCGCCATCGACCCTGAGGCCCTCTCTCTTCCAGTTGCTATCGATCAGGTTTCGTTCGATATTTCGATCCTCGAGCAACTCGCGGACTGCTACGATCTGCTCGTTCTTGATTGGTACCTCGAGTCTCCAGACGCGTGTGGCGTCCTCGATGCGTTTCGCCAGGTCGCACCCGACAGTTGGGTGCTCGCCCTTGCCACCGAGGTCCCCGATGATGATCCAGTTGACCGCGGCGTCGACGAAGTCCTCGTCGAGCCGCTTTCGCCCGCAACCCTCGAAACGACCCTCGAGCGCTTGCTCCTCCAGTGTGCCTACGAGCGAACGATGAGTGATCTATTCCGTCTGTCGACCGAACGTGCTGTCCTCGAGACCGAACTCGAGTCGAACGTAGACGTTGCAGAGCGCTATCAGTCAGTGAGTCAAGAGTTACAGGATTGTCGTGAGCGCGCAGCATCGATCCGAGCGGAACTGTCCGGCGACTCATTCGACCAAACGCTCCGGCAGTTGTTCAGTGAGTAA
- a CDS encoding NusA-like transcription termination signal-binding factor, protein MGVTLDDEARQYLAAFEDATGVSGTDCIVQSTVTETDTDTDDTEPEAEQNAMTTASETDDQLIVVVSSGDMGEAIGPGGRTVTRFEDRVGVPVRLVEDAADPETFVANTLAPAAVYNVTISENDDTVAYVEVADEDRGVAIGSNGRTIEAARRLAKRHFGVDDVQLI, encoded by the coding sequence ATGGGTGTTACCCTCGACGACGAGGCCCGACAGTATCTCGCCGCGTTCGAAGACGCCACCGGCGTCTCCGGCACCGACTGTATCGTCCAGTCAACGGTCACCGAGACCGATACAGACACCGACGATACTGAACCTGAGGCCGAGCAGAACGCGATGACGACGGCCTCGGAAACGGACGACCAACTAATCGTCGTCGTCTCGAGCGGCGACATGGGCGAGGCAATCGGACCAGGTGGGCGGACGGTCACGCGCTTCGAGGATCGCGTCGGCGTGCCGGTTCGGCTTGTCGAGGACGCTGCCGACCCGGAGACGTTCGTCGCAAACACGCTCGCGCCCGCGGCTGTCTACAACGTCACAATCAGCGAAAACGACGATACCGTCGCCTACGTCGAAGTCGCAGATGAAGACCGCGGTGTTGCGATCGGTTCAAACGGCCGGACGATCGAGGCCGCACGACGGCTCGCAAAGCGCCATTTCGGCGTCGACGACGTGCAATTGATCTGA
- the rpoA2 gene encoding DNA-directed RNA polymerase subunit A'' has protein sequence MTNVEYAVSDDMIAVVEDTDLPRRLKDNVYAELESRDGATVEDADDLAKAVELRYLDTRVDPLDPVGTVSAQSIGEPGTQLTMNTFHYAGVAEIDVTQGLPRLIELVDARKTPDTPMMTVHLEDEYATEREKAHEVVWNIEATKILALGDVSTNVADMRVQISLNRDTLEERMITPEEVAEIIEDNLAVSTVQNGTEIQFGPEEPSYRDLLQLVEELRDITFKGIEEVSRVVIRREEMDDGSEEFVLYTEGSAFGDALEIEGVDASRTTCNNIHEIHRNLGIEAAREAIIEETNNTLAEQGLDDVNVRHLMLVADMMSNRGEIESIGRHGISGSKDSVLARAAFEVTVNHLLNAAIHGEIDSLQGVTENVIVGKPIKLGTGDVDLRMGSTTRGGSQAD, from the coding sequence ATGACTAACGTCGAGTACGCCGTGAGCGATGATATGATCGCCGTCGTCGAGGACACCGACCTGCCACGACGACTCAAAGACAACGTCTACGCGGAACTCGAGAGCCGTGATGGGGCAACCGTCGAAGACGCAGACGACCTCGCAAAGGCCGTCGAACTTCGCTATCTCGACACCCGTGTCGACCCGCTCGACCCCGTCGGGACCGTCTCGGCCCAATCGATCGGTGAGCCCGGAACGCAGCTGACAATGAACACGTTCCACTACGCGGGTGTCGCAGAGATCGACGTGACTCAAGGGCTGCCCCGACTCATTGAGCTGGTCGATGCCCGAAAGACGCCTGATACGCCGATGATGACCGTCCATCTCGAGGACGAGTACGCCACCGAGCGCGAGAAGGCCCACGAGGTCGTCTGGAACATCGAGGCGACGAAAATCCTTGCACTCGGTGATGTCTCGACGAACGTCGCCGATATGCGCGTCCAGATCTCGCTCAACCGCGACACACTCGAGGAGCGCATGATCACGCCCGAGGAAGTCGCCGAGATCATCGAGGACAATCTCGCGGTCAGTACGGTCCAAAACGGCACCGAAATTCAGTTCGGCCCCGAGGAGCCGTCCTACCGCGACCTGCTCCAACTCGTCGAAGAACTGCGTGACATCACCTTCAAGGGTATCGAGGAGGTTTCCCGTGTCGTTATTCGCCGCGAAGAGATGGACGACGGAAGCGAAGAGTTCGTCCTCTACACCGAGGGATCGGCCTTCGGCGATGCCCTCGAGATCGAAGGCGTTGATGCCTCCCGGACGACGTGTAACAACATCCACGAAATCCACCGTAATCTCGGTATCGAGGCTGCCCGTGAAGCCATCATCGAGGAGACGAACAACACGCTCGCCGAGCAGGGTCTCGACGACGTGAACGTTCGGCACCTGATGCTCGTCGCAGATATGATGAGCAACCGCGGCGAGATCGAGTCGATTGGTCGCCACGGCATCTCGGGTTCGAAAGATTCCGTGCTCGCTCGTGCAGCGTTCGAGGTGACGGTCAACCACCTGCTCAATGCCGCGATTCACGGTGAAATCGACAGCCTGCAGGGCGTCACCGAGAACGTCATCGTCGGTAAGCCAATCAAGCTTGGAACCGGTGACGTCGACCTCCGGATGGGCTCGACGACACGTGGCGGCAGTCAGGCCGACTAA
- a CDS encoding 30S ribosomal protein S12 → MANGKYAARKLKKDRQDQRWSDSDYARRARGLREKSDPLEGAPQGRGIVLEKVGIEAKQPNSAIRKCVRVQLIKNGKQVTAFCPGDGAISFIDEHDEVTIAGIGGAKGRAMGDLSGVNYKVDKVNGVAIKELVRGNAEKPVR, encoded by the coding sequence ATGGCAAACGGCAAATACGCCGCGCGCAAGCTCAAGAAGGACCGCCAGGACCAGCGGTGGTCCGACTCGGACTATGCGCGCCGAGCCCGTGGACTTCGCGAGAAGTCCGACCCGCTCGAGGGAGCGCCCCAGGGTCGAGGTATCGTTCTCGAAAAGGTCGGCATCGAAGCAAAGCAGCCGAACTCGGCAATCCGAAAGTGTGTTCGAGTACAGCTGATCAAGAACGGAAAGCAGGTCACCGCGTTCTGTCCCGGTGACGGTGCAATTTCGTTCATCGACGAGCACGACGAGGTCACCATCGCTGGTATCGGTGGTGCAAAGGGTCGTGCAATGGGTGACCTGTCGGGTGTCAACTACAAGGTTGACAAGGTCAACGGCGTCGCGATCAAAGAACTCGTTCGCGGAAACGCAGAGAAACCGGTGCGATAA
- a CDS encoding 30S ribosomal protein S7 translates to MAAEDQPDPDAPAGGADVSAQLFGEWEIGEIEYADPSTERYITVTPVAHTAGRHANKQFKKSQISIVERFINRLMQTEENTGKKQQTLSFVREAFELIHERTEENPIQVLVTAVENSAPREETVRLKYGGISVPKAVDVAPQRRVDQALKFIAEGVYNDSFKTPTSVPEAIASQLTGAANYDVQTYAVSQKEEKERVAAAAR, encoded by the coding sequence ATGGCTGCAGAAGACCAACCCGACCCAGACGCCCCAGCCGGCGGCGCAGACGTTTCGGCACAACTCTTTGGCGAGTGGGAAATCGGCGAAATCGAGTACGCCGACCCATCGACTGAGCGCTACATCACCGTGACGCCCGTCGCGCACACGGCCGGTCGCCACGCCAACAAGCAGTTCAAGAAGTCCCAGATCTCCATCGTCGAGCGGTTCATCAACCGCCTCATGCAGACAGAAGAGAACACGGGCAAGAAACAGCAGACGCTCAGCTTCGTCCGCGAGGCATTCGAGCTGATCCACGAGCGCACCGAGGAGAACCCAATTCAGGTTCTCGTCACCGCCGTCGAGAACTCGGCCCCGCGTGAGGAGACCGTCCGCCTGAAATACGGTGGTATCTCGGTCCCGAAAGCCGTCGACGTCGCCCCACAGCGACGTGTCGACCAGGCTCTCAAGTTCATCGCCGAAGGTGTCTACAACGACTCGTTCAAGACGCCAACGTCCGTCCCTGAGGCTATTGCCTCCCAGCTGACCGGCGCAGCCAACTACGACGTTCAGACGTACGCCGTCAGCCAGAAAGAAGAAAAAGAGCGCGTCGCGGCAGCCGCACGCTAA
- a CDS encoding DUF5781 family protein, whose amino-acid sequence MDIRVQGPGPTTPFLSARDLFETEHDLSLPVYVRLRDDPDERTWAGHYDDRHVLNISQQAASSAMARELALHEFAHMARYEQEHPSHTQSTEEVLYLALAGKSVERRKLSHCYQIANHMKDIYADDITLAVGPGEKLLSYLESSLATALADRPDPASRPSLERLSASADPEITAVNAAFALALAERHDLLEDDHRLYDLAHAAALDAPAVDFEGFKRRFRELAREPDSSSYRQVLVDATRSYVGGNGVAAD is encoded by the coding sequence ATGGATATCCGCGTGCAGGGTCCCGGGCCAACGACGCCATTTCTCAGCGCTCGAGATCTCTTCGAAACAGAACACGACCTTTCCCTCCCGGTCTACGTGCGCCTGCGCGATGACCCAGACGAACGAACCTGGGCTGGCCACTACGACGACCGCCACGTCCTCAACATCTCACAACAGGCCGCCTCGAGCGCGATGGCCCGCGAACTCGCCCTCCACGAGTTCGCACACATGGCTCGCTACGAGCAAGAACATCCCTCTCACACCCAATCCACCGAAGAGGTGCTGTATCTCGCACTCGCGGGCAAGAGCGTCGAACGGCGCAAACTCTCTCACTGCTACCAGATCGCCAACCACATGAAAGACATCTACGCCGACGACATCACGCTCGCTGTCGGCCCCGGCGAAAAACTCCTCTCATATCTCGAGTCGAGTCTTGCAACCGCCCTCGCGGATCGACCAGATCCGGCTTCCCGCCCGAGCCTCGAGCGTCTCTCCGCAAGCGCCGACCCAGAGATTACCGCCGTCAACGCCGCGTTCGCGCTTGCACTCGCCGAACGCCACGACCTTCTCGAGGACGACCATCGTCTCTACGACCTCGCACACGCGGCCGCGCTCGACGCGCCCGCCGTCGATTTTGAGGGGTTCAAACGCCGCTTCCGCGAACTCGCGCGCGAACCCGACTCGAGTAGCTACCGGCAGGTCCTCGTCGACGCAACGCGCTCGTACGTCGGCGGCAATGGCGTCGCTGCCGACTGA